GCCGCCGGACAGTTCGGCGATCCGGTTGAGCATCTCGTCGTCGACCGGCACCGGCTGGCGCTGGTCGTTGATCTCGACGTAGCCGTACGGCGTGCCGAACGCGATCGTCGAGATCGGGACCCCCTGCTCCTTGGCGGTGCGGGCCGCGGTGTAGGCGCCCTTGGGGTTGTCCGGGTTCGACGGCACGGTCTCCTTGCCGTCGGAGAACAGCACGATGCGGGCGGGCGGGGGTTCGTCGCCGCCGCCGATCACCGCGCCGACCGTGGCGATCGCCTGCAGCGCGGTGAAGATCGCCTCGCCGGTGGCGGTGCGGTCGGCGAACTGCAGTTTGTCGATCGCCGCCTTGGTGGCCTCGCGGTTGGTGGTCGGCGACACCAGCACGGTCGCGGTGCCGGCGTAGGCGATCAGCCCCAGGTTGATGCCCGGGGTGAGCTCGTCGGCGAACTGTTTGGAGGCCTCCTGCGCGGCCACCATGCGGCTCGGCGCCACGTCGGTGGCGCGCATCGACTGCGACACGTCCATCACCAACATCACCACCGCGCGGTTGCGCGGGATCCGCACATCGTGGGTGGGGGCGGCCATCGCCACGGTGAAGAACAGCAGGCTGATCACCAGCAGGATCGCCGGCAGGTGGCGCCACCGGCTCGGCCGATTCGGCGCGACGCTCTCCAGCAGCTCCATGTTGGCGAACCGCAGCATCCGGCGGTGCCGGGCCAGCTGCATGATGATGTACAGCGCGATCAGGCCCGCCACCACCAGCAG
The window above is part of the Mycolicibacterium hassiacum DSM 44199 genome. Proteins encoded here:
- a CDS encoding VWA domain-containing protein, translated to MTLPILGPMTLSGFQSPWFFLFLLVVAGLIALYIIMQLARHRRMLRFANMELLESVAPNRPSRWRHLPAILLVISLLFFTVAMAAPTHDVRIPRNRAVVMLVMDVSQSMRATDVAPSRMVAAQEASKQFADELTPGINLGLIAYAGTATVLVSPTTNREATKAAIDKLQFADRTATGEAIFTALQAIATVGAVIGGGDEPPPARIVLFSDGKETVPSNPDNPKGAYTAARTAKEQGVPISTIAFGTPYGYVEINDQRQPVPVDDEMLNRIAELSGGEAYTASSLEQLREVYANLQDQIGYETIRGDASVGWLRLGALILAVAALAALLINRRLPT